In one window of Synchiropus splendidus isolate RoL2022-P1 chromosome 15, RoL_Sspl_1.0, whole genome shotgun sequence DNA:
- the clstn3 gene encoding calsyntenin-3 isoform X2 has product MDRMNFLSFLFLCLTSVASGNKANKHKPWIETEYQGIVMENDNTVLLNPPLFALDKDAPLHYAGEICGFRVHNGPSGAGTVQFEAVVLDRSTGEGLVRSKEPLDCESQREHSFTIQAYDCGEGPDGVNSKKSHKATVHVRVNDVNEFSPVFVERRYEASVPEGRLFDRVVRVEALDADCSPQYSQICFYDIITPNVPFAIDNDGNIKNTEPLDSKRQRVHTFWVTAFDCGKNRAQADAQVVVTVKPSCKPGWTGWTKRVEYTPGSGSIPLFPSLRLETCEETVWNIQATVELQTGHIGKGCDRDSYSDRSVRRLCGAVRGEVDLLPPPSPAANWTAALPTLPSSDSSLVFSFNGSNHVAVVPDSVVSVLSGDHFTLQLWMRRGGANIQTATTSSRGNRREEETIVCSTVRNEDSLSHYSLSVHGCRLSLFYWPDVSTARPVKFLWKLEQVCDSEWHHLSLSVQFPSVTLYVDGVTFDPALIHDNGAIPNPAPHQRMLIGACWAETDEKQKDVLNNTIPEGKGAAKYVGGYHGLLSGVTVRPGSVEPHSVVECLYACREGLDFGDLETLGSGMKVHVNPSQSVLVLEGDDIESFNRAVQQVTYRNSLRFATPGVRPLKLTTSLRCFNEESCLALKQLEGYLVVLQPDAPQISLSGVGPHLARPAPEFEGPRGVPLFPELRIVCSLTHAVNTAAQGMEGGALMSDAVAHTLDGCEVQPLGEELNPEREELLVDMDVVRERGLEIINTTAYIAITGAESISVYEDVLRSVRYRLARGSSRFERRFRLSCSEMNGRYTSNELTLEVNFLHSLDSLYHPSHLLASQQQFLHPAHHAGELSGHTLPSQHRNSVVPGAATVIIMVCVGFLVVMVILGVFRIRSIHRRGEASRGGAKEGTGQWDDSALTIIVNPMESYESRMGISADTEGEGEEDEEAAESPDDAGDDQRIIFKKEGRDGNVRRY; this is encoded by the exons ATGGACAGAATGAattttctctccttcctcttcctttgCTTGACTTCGGTTGCCAGTGGCAACAAAG ccaATAAGCACAAGCCATGGATCGAGACGGAGTACCAGGGGATCGTCATGGAGAACGACAACACGGTGCTGCTCAACCCTCCGCTCTTCGCGCTGGACAAAGACGCGCCGCTCCACTACGCTG GCGAGATTTGCGGGTTCAGGGTTCACAATGGCCCGTCTGGAGCCGGTACGGTTCAGTTTGAGGCGGTGGTCCTGGACCGCTCCACTGGTGAGGGACTGGTCCGCTCCAAGGAGCCGCTGGACTGCGAGAGCCAGCGCGAGCACAGCTTCACCATCCAGGCCTACGACTGCGGCGAGGGTCCCGACGGGGTCAACAGCAAGAAGTCCCACAA GGCCACGGTCCACGTGCGCGTCAACGACGTCAACGAGTTCTCGCCTGTGTTCGTGGAGCGCCGCTACGAGGCCTCGGTCCCGGAAGGTCGTCTGTTCGATCGGGTCGTGCGCGTGGAAGCTCTGGACGCTGACTGCTCCCCTCAGTACAGCCAGATCTGCttctatgacatcatcacccccAACGTGCCCTTCGCCATCGACAATGACG GTAACATCAAGAACACTGAGCCGTTGGACTCCAAGCGTCAGCGGGTCCACACCTTCTGGGTCACAGCCTTCGACTGCGGGAAGAACCGAGCCCAAGCGGACGCTCAGGTGGTGGTGACAGTCAAGCCGTCCTGCAAACCCGGCTGGACAG GGTGGACCAAGCGGGTGGAGTACACGCCCGGGTCCGGCAGCATCCCGCTCTTCCCCAGTCTGCGGCTGGAGACGTGCGAGGAGACGGTGTGGAACATCCAGGCCACGGTGGAGCTCCAGACCGGTCACATCGGCAAAGGCTGCGACCGAGACAGCTACTCCGATCGCTCCGTGCGCCGCCTCTGCG GTGCCGTCCGAGGTGAAGTGGACCTTCTTCCTCCGCCATCACCTGCGGCCAACTGGACCGCGGCGCTTCCCACGCTGCCGTCCTCTGACTCCTCGCTGGTCTTCTCCTTTAATGGGTCCAACCATGTGGCTGTGGTGCCAGACTCGGTGGTCTCGGTGCTGTCCGGCGACCACTTCACTCTGCAGCTGTGGATGCGTAGAGGCGGCGCCAACATTCAGACTGCCACGACCTCCAGCCGAGGAAACCGCCGAGAGGAAGAGACCATCGTCTGCAGCACGGTCCGCAACG AGGACTCCCTCTCCCACTACTCTCTGTCCGTCCACGGCTGCCGGCTCTCCCTCTTCTACTGGCCCGACGTCTCCACCGCTCGGCCCGTCAAGTTCCTGTGGAAGCTGGAGCAG GTCTGCGACAGCGAGTGGCATCACCTCTCCCTCAGTGTCCAGTTCCCCTCGGTGACCCTCTACGTCGACGGCGTCACCTTTGACCCTGCGCTCATCCACGACAACGGTGCCATCCCGAACCCAGCCCCCCACCAGAGGATGCTCATCGGCGCCTGCTGGG CAGAGACAGACGAGAAACAGAAGGACGTCCTCAACAACACCATCCCAGAGGGGAAAGGCGCAG CGAAGTACGTGGGCGGCTATCATGGACTGCTGTCAGGGGTCACGGTGCGTCCCGGCAGTGTGGAGCCTCACAGTGTGGTGGAGTGTCTGTATGCCTGCAGGGAGGGGCTGGACTTCGGAGACCTGGAGACACTGGGCTCTGGCATGAAG GTCCACGTCAACCCCAGCCAGTCTGTGCTGGTCCTGGAAGGGGACGACATTGAGAGCTTCAACAGGGCGGTTCAGCAGGTCACCTACAGGAACTCACTTCGCTTTGCTACCCCGGGAGTGCGACCCCTCAAGCTCACCACCTCGCTCAG ATGTTTCAACGAGGAGAGCTGTCTGGCTCTGAAGCAGCTGGAGGGCTACCTGGTGGTCCTGCAGCCGGACGCCCCTCAGATCTCCCTGTCTGGGGTCGGACCACACCTGGCCCGCCCCGCACCTGAGTTCGAAGGCCCTCGTGGTGTCCCTCTTTTCCCAGAGCTGCGCATCGTCTGCTCGCTGACTCACGCCGTTAACACTGCGGCTCAGGGGATGGAGGGTGGAG CTCTCATGTCGGACGCCGTGGCTCACACCTTGGATGGCTGCGAGGTTCAGCCACTGGGAGAAGAGCTGAACCCAGAGCGCGAGGAGCTGCTGGTGGACATGGAcgtggtgagagagagaggcctgGAGATCATCAACACCACCGCCTACATCGCCATCACAG GAGCGGAATCCATCTCCGTGTACGAGGACGTGCTCCGCTCGGTGCGCTACCGCCTGGCCCGGGGCTCGTCTCGCTTCGAGCGGCGGTTCCGCCTGTCCTGCTCCGAGATGAACGGCAGATACACCAGTAATGAGCTGACTCTGGAG GTGAACTTCCTCCACTCGCTGGACTCGCTCTACCACCCGTCCCACCTGCTGGCGTCTCAGCAGCAGTTCCTTCATCCGGCTCACCACGCTGGGGAGCTGAGTGGACACACTCTGCCCAGTCAGCACCGCAACTCAG TGGTGCCGGGTGCAGCCACGGTCATCATCATGGTGTGTGTGGGCTTCCTGGTCGTCATGGTGATTCTGGGCGTTTTCCGGATTCGCTCCATTCACCGCCGTGGTGAAGCATCCAGGGGCGGGGCCAAGGAGGGCACAGGCCAATGGGACGACTCCGCTCTCACCATCATTGTCAACCCCATGGAG TCCTACGAGTCTCGTATGGGCATCTCCGCCGACACGGAGGGCGAaggcgaggaagatgaggaggcgGCGGAGTCACCTGACGACGCAGGCGACGACCAGCGGATCATCTTCAAGAAGGAGGGGAGAGACGGCAATGTCCGCCGCTACTGA
- the clstn3 gene encoding calsyntenin-3 isoform X1 translates to MDRMNFLSFLFLCLTSVASGNKANKHKPWIETEYQGIVMENDNTVLLNPPLFALDKDAPLHYAGEICGFRVHNGPSGAGTVQFEAVVLDRSTGEGLVRSKEPLDCESQREHSFTIQAYDCGEGPDGVNSKKSHKATVHVRVNDVNEFSPVFVERRYEASVPEGRLFDRVVRVEALDADCSPQYSQICFYDIITPNVPFAIDNDGNIKNTEPLDSKRQRVHTFWVTAFDCGKNRAQADAQVVVTVKPSCKPGWTGWTKRVEYTPGSGSIPLFPSLRLETCEETVWNIQATVELQTGHIGKGCDRDSYSDRSVRRLCGAVRGEVDLLPPPSPAANWTAALPTLPSSDSSLVFSFNGSNHVAVVPDSVVSVLSGDHFTLQLWMRRGGANIQTATTSSRGNRREEETIVCSTVRNEDSLSHYSLSVHGCRLSLFYWPDVSTARPVKFLWKLEQVCDSEWHHLSLSVQFPSVTLYVDGVTFDPALIHDNGAIPNPAPHQRMLIGACWAETDEKQKDVLNNTIPEGKGAAKYVGGYHGLLSGVTVRPGSVEPHSVVECLYACREGLDFGDLETLGSGMKVHVNPSQSVLVLEGDDIESFNRAVQQVTYRNSLRFATPGVRPLKLTTSLRCFNEESCLALKQLEGYLVVLQPDAPQISLSGVGPHLARPAPEFEGPRGVPLFPELRIVCSLTHAVNTAAQGMEGGGEWDQDTWRGLRCSRHSGCSTALMSDAVAHTLDGCEVQPLGEELNPEREELLVDMDVVRERGLEIINTTAYIAITGAESISVYEDVLRSVRYRLARGSSRFERRFRLSCSEMNGRYTSNELTLEVNFLHSLDSLYHPSHLLASQQQFLHPAHHAGELSGHTLPSQHRNSVVPGAATVIIMVCVGFLVVMVILGVFRIRSIHRRGEASRGGAKEGTGQWDDSALTIIVNPMESYESRMGISADTEGEGEEDEEAAESPDDAGDDQRIIFKKEGRDGNVRRY, encoded by the exons ATGGACAGAATGAattttctctccttcctcttcctttgCTTGACTTCGGTTGCCAGTGGCAACAAAG ccaATAAGCACAAGCCATGGATCGAGACGGAGTACCAGGGGATCGTCATGGAGAACGACAACACGGTGCTGCTCAACCCTCCGCTCTTCGCGCTGGACAAAGACGCGCCGCTCCACTACGCTG GCGAGATTTGCGGGTTCAGGGTTCACAATGGCCCGTCTGGAGCCGGTACGGTTCAGTTTGAGGCGGTGGTCCTGGACCGCTCCACTGGTGAGGGACTGGTCCGCTCCAAGGAGCCGCTGGACTGCGAGAGCCAGCGCGAGCACAGCTTCACCATCCAGGCCTACGACTGCGGCGAGGGTCCCGACGGGGTCAACAGCAAGAAGTCCCACAA GGCCACGGTCCACGTGCGCGTCAACGACGTCAACGAGTTCTCGCCTGTGTTCGTGGAGCGCCGCTACGAGGCCTCGGTCCCGGAAGGTCGTCTGTTCGATCGGGTCGTGCGCGTGGAAGCTCTGGACGCTGACTGCTCCCCTCAGTACAGCCAGATCTGCttctatgacatcatcacccccAACGTGCCCTTCGCCATCGACAATGACG GTAACATCAAGAACACTGAGCCGTTGGACTCCAAGCGTCAGCGGGTCCACACCTTCTGGGTCACAGCCTTCGACTGCGGGAAGAACCGAGCCCAAGCGGACGCTCAGGTGGTGGTGACAGTCAAGCCGTCCTGCAAACCCGGCTGGACAG GGTGGACCAAGCGGGTGGAGTACACGCCCGGGTCCGGCAGCATCCCGCTCTTCCCCAGTCTGCGGCTGGAGACGTGCGAGGAGACGGTGTGGAACATCCAGGCCACGGTGGAGCTCCAGACCGGTCACATCGGCAAAGGCTGCGACCGAGACAGCTACTCCGATCGCTCCGTGCGCCGCCTCTGCG GTGCCGTCCGAGGTGAAGTGGACCTTCTTCCTCCGCCATCACCTGCGGCCAACTGGACCGCGGCGCTTCCCACGCTGCCGTCCTCTGACTCCTCGCTGGTCTTCTCCTTTAATGGGTCCAACCATGTGGCTGTGGTGCCAGACTCGGTGGTCTCGGTGCTGTCCGGCGACCACTTCACTCTGCAGCTGTGGATGCGTAGAGGCGGCGCCAACATTCAGACTGCCACGACCTCCAGCCGAGGAAACCGCCGAGAGGAAGAGACCATCGTCTGCAGCACGGTCCGCAACG AGGACTCCCTCTCCCACTACTCTCTGTCCGTCCACGGCTGCCGGCTCTCCCTCTTCTACTGGCCCGACGTCTCCACCGCTCGGCCCGTCAAGTTCCTGTGGAAGCTGGAGCAG GTCTGCGACAGCGAGTGGCATCACCTCTCCCTCAGTGTCCAGTTCCCCTCGGTGACCCTCTACGTCGACGGCGTCACCTTTGACCCTGCGCTCATCCACGACAACGGTGCCATCCCGAACCCAGCCCCCCACCAGAGGATGCTCATCGGCGCCTGCTGGG CAGAGACAGACGAGAAACAGAAGGACGTCCTCAACAACACCATCCCAGAGGGGAAAGGCGCAG CGAAGTACGTGGGCGGCTATCATGGACTGCTGTCAGGGGTCACGGTGCGTCCCGGCAGTGTGGAGCCTCACAGTGTGGTGGAGTGTCTGTATGCCTGCAGGGAGGGGCTGGACTTCGGAGACCTGGAGACACTGGGCTCTGGCATGAAG GTCCACGTCAACCCCAGCCAGTCTGTGCTGGTCCTGGAAGGGGACGACATTGAGAGCTTCAACAGGGCGGTTCAGCAGGTCACCTACAGGAACTCACTTCGCTTTGCTACCCCGGGAGTGCGACCCCTCAAGCTCACCACCTCGCTCAG ATGTTTCAACGAGGAGAGCTGTCTGGCTCTGAAGCAGCTGGAGGGCTACCTGGTGGTCCTGCAGCCGGACGCCCCTCAGATCTCCCTGTCTGGGGTCGGACCACACCTGGCCCGCCCCGCACCTGAGTTCGAAGGCCCTCGTGGTGTCCCTCTTTTCCCAGAGCTGCGCATCGTCTGCTCGCTGACTCACGCCGTTAACACTGCGGCTCAGGGGATGGAGGGTGGAGGTGAGTGGGATCAGGACACCTGGAGGGGACTGAGGTGCTCACGCCACTCTGGATGTTCCACAGCTCTCATGTCGGACGCCGTGGCTCACACCTTGGATGGCTGCGAGGTTCAGCCACTGGGAGAAGAGCTGAACCCAGAGCGCGAGGAGCTGCTGGTGGACATGGAcgtggtgagagagagaggcctgGAGATCATCAACACCACCGCCTACATCGCCATCACAG GAGCGGAATCCATCTCCGTGTACGAGGACGTGCTCCGCTCGGTGCGCTACCGCCTGGCCCGGGGCTCGTCTCGCTTCGAGCGGCGGTTCCGCCTGTCCTGCTCCGAGATGAACGGCAGATACACCAGTAATGAGCTGACTCTGGAG GTGAACTTCCTCCACTCGCTGGACTCGCTCTACCACCCGTCCCACCTGCTGGCGTCTCAGCAGCAGTTCCTTCATCCGGCTCACCACGCTGGGGAGCTGAGTGGACACACTCTGCCCAGTCAGCACCGCAACTCAG TGGTGCCGGGTGCAGCCACGGTCATCATCATGGTGTGTGTGGGCTTCCTGGTCGTCATGGTGATTCTGGGCGTTTTCCGGATTCGCTCCATTCACCGCCGTGGTGAAGCATCCAGGGGCGGGGCCAAGGAGGGCACAGGCCAATGGGACGACTCCGCTCTCACCATCATTGTCAACCCCATGGAG TCCTACGAGTCTCGTATGGGCATCTCCGCCGACACGGAGGGCGAaggcgaggaagatgaggaggcgGCGGAGTCACCTGACGACGCAGGCGACGACCAGCGGATCATCTTCAAGAAGGAGGGGAGAGACGGCAATGTCCGCCGCTACTGA